A genomic window from Pseudonocardia broussonetiae includes:
- the treS gene encoding maltose alpha-D-glucosyltransferase, translated as MSDEHPHEPSEITYAEHFHPARPRSLRHRAKVKAPFARRSVAKDGKPTGTNPAYLSWLLSQSMLADANEISRQFSGQGSMWQNPFANPGPRQAVETASVWFTAYPISFITRPGESFLGALADEALWDAFATIGIEAVHTGPVKRAGGLSGWQATPSVDGHFDRMSTEIDPAFGTEAEFRAMCGMATWSGGTIIDDIVPGHTGKGADFRLAEMKYADYPGIYHMIEIEPEDWAILPDVPHGRDSVNIDAATEEQLEKAGYIIGRLQRVIFYAEGVKETNWSATKAVEGVDGVERRWVYLHYFKEGQPSINWLDPSFAGMRLVIGDALHSLTDLGAGALRLDANGFLGVEKSTEGLPAWSEGHPLSAAANHLIGSMVRKLGGFTFQELNLTIDDIRATSEAGADLSYDFVNRPAYHHALATGDTEFLRLTLRTSLELGVDPAGLVHALQNHDELTYELVHWATGHRDDLYTYRGAEITGADLAESVRRDLCDRLTGPDAPYNLIFTTNGIACTTATVIAATLGITDLDTIEEVETARIMRVHLLLAMFNALQPGVFALSGWDLGGMLTLHPDQVAELLESGDTRWIHRAGHDLMGANPGARSSSSGLPRGRSLYGTIPDQLDDEASFVRQLQAILAVRTRYGIATAEQVDVPDVSHRGLLVLVHRLAGPGQLHLTVLNFSGEPVTGTVRSEHLVPGAVVTDMFTDRTVGTVDDLHAFSVEMEPHQGHSLLVQAGGGAHDDVT; from the coding sequence ATGTCAGACGAGCACCCCCACGAGCCGAGCGAGATCACCTACGCGGAGCACTTCCATCCGGCCCGGCCGCGCAGCCTGCGGCACCGGGCCAAGGTGAAGGCGCCGTTCGCGCGGCGGTCGGTGGCCAAGGACGGGAAGCCCACGGGCACGAACCCGGCGTACCTGTCGTGGCTGCTGAGCCAGTCGATGCTCGCCGACGCCAACGAGATCAGCCGGCAGTTCTCGGGCCAGGGCTCGATGTGGCAGAACCCGTTCGCGAACCCCGGGCCCCGCCAGGCGGTGGAGACGGCGTCGGTGTGGTTCACCGCGTACCCGATCTCGTTCATCACCCGCCCGGGCGAGTCGTTCCTGGGCGCGCTGGCCGACGAGGCCCTGTGGGACGCGTTCGCGACGATCGGCATCGAGGCCGTGCACACCGGGCCGGTCAAGCGGGCGGGTGGGCTGTCGGGCTGGCAGGCGACCCCGAGCGTCGACGGGCACTTCGACCGGATGAGCACCGAGATCGACCCCGCCTTCGGCACCGAGGCGGAGTTCCGCGCGATGTGCGGCATGGCCACCTGGTCGGGGGGCACGATCATCGACGACATCGTGCCCGGCCACACCGGCAAGGGCGCGGACTTCCGGCTCGCCGAGATGAAGTACGCCGACTACCCCGGCATCTACCACATGATCGAGATCGAGCCGGAGGACTGGGCGATCCTGCCCGACGTCCCGCACGGCCGGGACTCGGTGAACATCGACGCGGCCACCGAGGAGCAGCTCGAGAAGGCCGGCTACATCATCGGGCGGCTGCAGCGCGTCATCTTCTACGCCGAGGGCGTGAAGGAGACGAACTGGAGCGCGACGAAGGCGGTCGAGGGCGTCGACGGCGTCGAGCGGCGCTGGGTCTACCTGCACTACTTCAAGGAGGGCCAGCCCTCGATCAACTGGCTCGACCCCAGCTTCGCGGGCATGCGCCTGGTCATCGGCGACGCCCTGCACTCGCTCACCGACCTCGGCGCGGGCGCGCTGCGTCTGGACGCCAACGGGTTCCTCGGCGTCGAGAAGTCGACGGAGGGGCTGCCGGCGTGGTCGGAGGGCCACCCGCTGTCGGCCGCCGCCAACCACCTCATCGGCTCGATGGTGCGCAAGCTCGGCGGGTTCACCTTCCAGGAGCTGAACCTGACGATCGACGACATCCGCGCCACCTCCGAGGCCGGCGCCGACCTGTCCTACGACTTCGTCAACCGCCCCGCCTACCACCACGCGCTGGCCACCGGCGACACCGAGTTCCTGCGCCTGACGCTGCGCACCTCGCTGGAGCTGGGCGTCGACCCGGCCGGGCTGGTGCACGCCCTGCAGAACCACGACGAGCTCACCTACGAGCTCGTGCACTGGGCCACCGGCCACCGCGACGACCTCTACACCTACCGGGGCGCCGAGATCACCGGTGCCGACCTGGCCGAGAGCGTCCGCCGCGACCTCTGCGACCGCCTCACCGGACCGGACGCCCCCTACAACCTGATCTTCACGACCAACGGCATCGCCTGCACGACGGCCACGGTGATCGCGGCGACGCTGGGGATCACCGACCTCGACACCATCGAGGAGGTCGAGACCGCGCGGATCATGCGCGTGCACCTGCTGCTGGCGATGTTCAACGCCCTGCAGCCCGGGGTGTTCGCGCTGTCGGGCTGGGACCTCGGCGGCATGCTCACCCTGCACCCCGACCAGGTCGCGGAGCTGCTGGAGAGCGGCGACACCCGCTGGATCCACCGCGCCGGGCACGACCTGATGGGCGCGAACCCGGGGGCGCGCAGCTCGTCGTCGGGGCTGCCCCGCGGGCGCAGCCTCTACGGCACCATCCCCGACCAGCTCGACGACGAGGCCAGCTTCGTCCGCCAGCTCCAGGCGATCCTCGCCGTCCGCACCCGCTACGGCATCGCCACCGCCGAGCAGGTCGACGTGCCCGACGTCTCGCACCGCGGCCTGCTGGTGCTGGTGCACCGCCTCGCCGGGCCGGGGCAGCTGCACCTCACGGTGCTCAACTTCTCGGGCGAGCCGGTCACCGGCACCGTCCGGTCCGAGCACCTGGTGCCGGGCGCGGTGGTCACCGACATGTTCACCGACCGCACCGTCGGCACCGTCGACGACCTGCACGCGTTCTCCGTGGAGATGGAGCCGCACCAGGGGCACTCCCTGCTGGTGCAGGCCGGTGGGGGTGCTCACGACGACGTGACCTGA
- a CDS encoding PaaI family thioesterase, protein MTDSLAERAAAALAIPLQVALEARAADPADPTAGVVFPVLGLAINPGGTLHAGALGAIMELTGFLALLPLLDPAEHAVTHHISTQILSPGRQGEEVHVTAAVERRTRRLGFVTATAVAGNRLVARSQITKSVIEIR, encoded by the coding sequence GTGACCGACTCCCTCGCCGAGCGGGCCGCGGCCGCGCTCGCCATCCCGCTGCAGGTGGCGCTCGAGGCGCGCGCGGCGGACCCGGCCGACCCGACGGCCGGGGTGGTGTTCCCGGTGCTGGGGCTGGCCATCAACCCGGGCGGCACGCTGCACGCCGGGGCGCTGGGCGCGATCATGGAGCTCACCGGGTTCCTGGCCCTGCTCCCGCTCCTCGACCCGGCCGAGCACGCCGTGACCCACCACATCTCCACCCAGATCCTCAGCCCCGGGCGCCAGGGCGAGGAGGTGCACGTGACGGCCGCGGTCGAGCGCCGCACCCGCCGGCTCGGGTTCGTCACCGCCACCGCCGTGGCCGGCAACCGGCTCGTCGCCCGCTCCCAGATCACGAAGTCGGTGATCGAGATCCGCTGA
- the dinB gene encoding DNA polymerase IV, whose amino-acid sequence MFVPEPPPEDAATVLHADLDAFYASVEQRDDRRLRGRPVIVGGGVVLACSYEAKARGVRTAMNGRQARALCPQAIVVPPRMAAYSQASKDVFAVFRDTTPLVEGISIDEAFLEVGGLRRIAGAPVDIAARLRERVAREVGLPITVGVARTKFLAKVASGVAKPDGLLRVAPEGELAFLHPLPVRRLWGVGAVTTEKLHAMGIRTVGEVAAVGEAALVSMLGPAGGRHLHALAHNRDPRPVRPAQRRRSIGSQQALGRRPRTDEELDALLAGTLDRLARRLRGGRRVSRTVVLRLRFGDFSRATRSHTLPEATAHTATLLSAARELLVAALPMIRERGLTLLGVSLGNLADDDAVQLALPFDRAAGAALDSTLDDLRARFGARSVTRGTLLHTRAPLEVPLLPDEP is encoded by the coding sequence CTGTTCGTGCCCGAACCGCCGCCCGAGGACGCCGCCACCGTGCTGCACGCCGACCTCGACGCGTTCTACGCGTCGGTCGAGCAGCGCGACGACCGGCGGCTGCGCGGGCGGCCGGTGATCGTCGGCGGCGGGGTGGTGCTGGCCTGCAGCTACGAGGCGAAGGCCCGGGGCGTGCGCACGGCGATGAACGGGCGGCAGGCGCGCGCGCTGTGCCCGCAGGCGATCGTGGTGCCGCCGCGGATGGCGGCGTACTCGCAGGCCAGCAAGGACGTGTTCGCGGTGTTCCGCGACACCACGCCGCTGGTCGAGGGCATCTCGATCGACGAGGCCTTCCTCGAGGTCGGCGGGCTGCGGCGGATCGCGGGGGCGCCCGTCGACATCGCGGCGCGGCTGCGCGAGCGCGTCGCGCGCGAGGTGGGGCTGCCGATCACGGTCGGCGTCGCGCGCACGAAGTTCCTGGCCAAGGTGGCCAGCGGCGTGGCCAAGCCCGACGGGCTGCTGCGCGTCGCGCCCGAGGGCGAGCTCGCGTTCCTGCACCCGCTGCCGGTGCGGCGGCTGTGGGGCGTCGGCGCGGTCACCACGGAGAAGCTGCACGCGATGGGGATCCGCACGGTCGGCGAGGTGGCGGCCGTCGGGGAGGCCGCGCTGGTGTCGATGCTCGGCCCGGCCGGCGGCCGGCACCTGCACGCGCTGGCCCACAACCGCGACCCGCGCCCGGTGCGCCCCGCCCAGCGCAGGCGGTCCATCGGCTCCCAGCAGGCCCTGGGTCGTCGTCCCCGCACCGACGAGGAGCTCGACGCCCTGCTCGCCGGCACGCTCGACCGCCTGGCCCGGCGCCTGCGCGGTGGCCGTCGCGTGAGCCGCACGGTCGTGCTGCGGCTGCGCTTCGGCGACTTCTCCCGCGCCACCCGCTCGCACACCCTCCCCGAGGCCACCGCCCACACCGCCACGCTGCTCTCGGCCGCCCGCGAGCTCCTGGTCGCCGCGCTGCCGATGATCCGCGAACGCGGCCTCACCCTCCTCGGCGTCTCACTGGGCAACCTCGCCGACGACGACGCCGTCCAGCTCGCCCTGCCCTTCGACCGTGCGGCGGGCGCGGCGCTGGACTCCACCCTCGACGACCTGCGCGCCCGCTTCGGCGCCCGCTCCGTCACCCGCGGCACCCTCCTGCACACCCGTGCGCCGTTGGAGGTGCCGCTGCTGCCGGACGAACCCTGA
- a CDS encoding acyclic terpene utilization AtuA family protein — MFASTPDNVIAYGATVTRPVIIGNCSGFYGDRIAAAREMVDGGPIDVLCGDYLAELTMLILAKAQAKDPSVGYAKTFLTQVEDVLGTCLECGIKIVANAGGLNAAGLADAIRAVAERLGLTVAVAHVEGDDLRGDLSAITPPVVGKPVSANAYLGGWGIAEALGAGADVVVTGRVTDASLVVGPAAWWHGWGREDWDRLAGAVAAGHVIECGPQATGGNYPFLDEITDLRYPGFPIAEVAADGSSVITKHPDTGGLVSVGTVTAQLLYEIAEPAYLGPDVTTHMDTAVLTQDGEHRVTISGVRGSAPPATLKVALNDAGGFRNTMTFVLTGLDIEVKAARCEAMLFDLLGGRGRFATTDVRLLRYDTPDAPENALATAHLKVTVMDPDPRVVGRAFSGAAMELALAGYAGFHTTTPPTSESAYGIYRPAAVPRSAVEQVVVLPDGTRSIVADPPTGPAPAPPEHPAAAVPAGPTVRAPLGAVCGARSGDKGGNANVGLWARDDAGHAWLRAHLTVERLRELLGPEAADLRIERYELPTLRAVNVVVHGLLGAGVASTARPDPQAKGLGEYLRSRIVDVPVALLP, encoded by the coding sequence ATGTTCGCATCGACCCCCGACAATGTCATCGCATACGGTGCGACGGTGACGCGACCGGTGATCATCGGCAACTGCTCGGGGTTCTACGGCGACCGCATCGCGGCCGCGCGCGAGATGGTCGACGGAGGGCCGATCGACGTCCTGTGCGGCGACTACCTCGCCGAGCTGACGATGCTCATCCTCGCGAAGGCGCAGGCCAAGGACCCGTCGGTCGGCTACGCGAAGACGTTCCTCACGCAGGTCGAGGACGTGCTCGGCACCTGCCTGGAGTGCGGGATCAAGATCGTCGCCAACGCCGGGGGCCTCAACGCCGCGGGCCTCGCCGACGCGATCCGGGCCGTCGCCGAGCGCCTCGGACTGACCGTCGCCGTCGCCCACGTCGAGGGTGACGACCTGCGCGGTGACCTCTCGGCGATCACGCCGCCGGTCGTGGGGAAGCCGGTGTCGGCCAACGCCTACCTCGGCGGCTGGGGCATCGCGGAGGCGCTCGGGGCGGGCGCCGACGTCGTCGTCACCGGGCGCGTCACCGATGCCTCGCTGGTGGTCGGGCCCGCGGCCTGGTGGCACGGCTGGGGCCGCGAGGACTGGGACCGCCTCGCCGGTGCCGTCGCGGCGGGCCACGTCATCGAGTGCGGCCCGCAGGCGACGGGCGGCAACTACCCCTTCCTCGACGAGATCACCGACCTGCGCTACCCCGGCTTCCCGATCGCGGAGGTCGCCGCCGACGGGTCGTCGGTGATCACGAAGCACCCGGACACGGGCGGGCTGGTGTCGGTCGGCACCGTCACCGCGCAGCTCCTCTACGAGATCGCCGAGCCCGCCTACCTCGGCCCGGACGTCACCACGCACATGGACACCGCCGTGCTCACCCAGGACGGCGAGCACCGCGTCACGATCTCGGGCGTGCGGGGCAGCGCGCCGCCCGCGACGCTGAAGGTGGCGCTCAACGACGCCGGCGGCTTCCGCAACACCATGACGTTCGTGCTCACCGGCCTCGACATCGAGGTCAAGGCCGCGCGCTGCGAGGCGATGCTGTTCGACCTGCTGGGCGGGCGCGGGCGCTTCGCCACCACCGACGTCCGGCTGCTGCGCTACGACACCCCGGACGCCCCCGAGAACGCGCTCGCCACCGCCCACCTCAAGGTCACCGTCATGGATCCGGACCCGCGCGTCGTCGGCCGGGCCTTCTCCGGCGCCGCGATGGAGCTGGCGCTGGCCGGCTACGCGGGGTTCCACACGACGACGCCGCCGACCTCGGAGTCGGCCTACGGGATCTACCGGCCGGCCGCGGTGCCGCGCTCGGCCGTCGAGCAGGTCGTCGTCCTGCCCGACGGCACGCGCAGCATCGTGGCCGACCCGCCCACCGGCCCGGCGCCCGCACCGCCGGAGCACCCCGCCGCGGCCGTCCCCGCCGGTCCGACCGTCCGCGCGCCGCTGGGCGCGGTGTGCGGGGCGCGCTCGGGCGACAAGGGCGGCAACGCCAACGTCGGCCTGTGGGCCCGCGACGACGCCGGCCACGCCTGGCTGCGCGCCCACCTCACCGTCGAGCGCCTGCGCGAGCTGCTCGGCCCGGAGGCCGCCGACCTGCGCATCGAGCGCTACGAGCTGCCCACCCTGCGCGCGGTCAACGTCGTCGTGCACGGCCTGCTCGGGGCGGGCGTGGCGTCGACCGCGCGCCCGGACCCGCAGGCCAAGGGCCTGGGGGAGTACCTGCGCAGCCGCATCGTGGACGTCCCGGTGGCCCTGCTGCCCTGA
- a CDS encoding IclR family transcriptional regulator, whose protein sequence is MTRPGPVLARGLRLLGAFSAEHPAQTLSELARRADLPVSTAHRLAGELVDWGALERGDDGRFRVGLRLWEVAALAPRGSALRERALPFLEDLSQITRENVQLAVREGGEVVFVERIAGSGAVPVLTRVGGRFAPTATGVGLVLLAHAPPDVQEEALAGPVERYTPYTVTDPRALRGMLADVRSSGFAVSDRQVTDDALSVAAPVHDGRGQVVAAVSLVVRHGSASPLALAPLVRTSARAIGRALG, encoded by the coding sequence GTGACCCGTCCGGGGCCGGTGCTCGCCCGCGGGCTGCGGCTGCTCGGCGCGTTCTCCGCCGAGCACCCCGCGCAGACGCTCTCGGAGCTGGCCCGGCGCGCCGACCTGCCCGTCTCCACGGCGCACCGGCTGGCGGGCGAGCTCGTCGACTGGGGCGCGCTGGAGCGCGGTGACGACGGGCGGTTCCGCGTCGGGCTGCGGCTCTGGGAGGTGGCGGCGCTGGCCCCGCGCGGGTCGGCGCTGCGCGAGCGGGCCCTGCCGTTCCTGGAGGACCTCAGCCAGATCACGCGCGAGAACGTGCAGCTCGCGGTGCGCGAGGGCGGCGAGGTCGTGTTCGTCGAGCGGATCGCCGGGTCCGGCGCGGTGCCGGTGCTGACGCGGGTCGGCGGGCGGTTCGCCCCCACCGCCACCGGCGTCGGGCTGGTGCTGCTCGCGCACGCGCCGCCGGACGTGCAGGAGGAGGCGCTGGCCGGGCCGGTCGAGCGCTACACCCCGTACACCGTCACCGATCCGCGGGCGCTGCGCGGCATGCTCGCCGACGTCCGGAGCAGCGGGTTCGCGGTGAGCGACCGCCAGGTCACCGACGACGCGCTGTCGGTCGCGGCCCCGGTGCACGACGGGCGCGGCCAGGTGGTGGCGGCGGTGTCGCTGGTCGTGCGCCACGGCAGCGCGTCACCGCTCGCGCTGGCCCCGCTGGTCCGCACGAGCGCCCGGGCGATCGGGCGGGCGCTGGGCTGA
- a CDS encoding PDR/VanB family oxidoreductase, whose protein sequence is MIELVVDDRSEVADGVVALRLRDPSGADLPAWEPGAHVDLVLEDDLVRQYSLCGDPADRTSWRVAVLREPDGRGGSSFVHDTLRAGDTVRVDGPRNHFALEPAERYVFVAGGIGITPILPMLDAATAAGAQWRLLYGGRTAASMAFADDLRAAHGDRVELRPQDEHGLLDLDGLDAEGTLVYCCGPPPLLAAVEERCAAARVERFAAVAVDGPVGAFEVELASSGTTLAVPADRSVLEVLEDAGVGILSSCREGTCGTCETGVLSGEVDHRDALLTADERAAHDTMFVCVSRAACARLVLDL, encoded by the coding sequence GTGATCGAGCTCGTCGTCGACGACCGGTCCGAGGTGGCCGACGGGGTGGTCGCGCTGCGGCTGCGCGACCCGTCCGGCGCCGACCTCCCCGCGTGGGAGCCCGGCGCGCACGTCGACCTGGTGCTCGAGGACGACCTGGTGCGGCAGTACTCGCTGTGCGGGGACCCCGCCGACCGCACGTCGTGGCGGGTGGCCGTGCTGCGCGAGCCCGACGGCCGGGGTGGCTCGTCGTTCGTCCACGACACCCTGCGGGCGGGCGACACCGTGCGGGTCGACGGCCCGCGCAACCACTTCGCGCTCGAACCGGCGGAGCGCTACGTCTTCGTCGCCGGGGGCATCGGGATCACGCCGATCCTGCCGATGCTCGACGCCGCCACGGCCGCGGGCGCGCAGTGGCGGCTGCTCTACGGCGGGCGCACGGCCGCCTCGATGGCCTTCGCCGACGACCTGCGCGCCGCGCACGGCGACCGCGTCGAGCTCCGCCCGCAGGACGAGCACGGCCTGCTCGACCTCGACGGGCTCGACGCCGAGGGGACCCTCGTCTACTGCTGCGGACCCCCTCCCCTGCTCGCGGCCGTCGAGGAGCGGTGCGCGGCGGCGCGGGTGGAGCGGTTCGCCGCCGTCGCCGTCGACGGGCCGGTCGGGGCGTTCGAGGTGGAGCTCGCGAGCTCGGGGACGACGCTGGCCGTGCCCGCCGACCGGTCGGTGCTCGAGGTGCTGGAGGACGCCGGGGTCGGGATCCTGTCGTCGTGCCGCGAGGGCACCTGCGGCACCTGCGAGACCGGCGTGCTCTCCGGCGAGGTCGACCACCGCGACGCCCTGCTCACCGCCGACGAGCGGGCGGCCCACGACACGATGTTCGTGTGCGTGTCGCGGGCCGCGTGCGCGAGACTCGTGCTCGATCTCTGA